Genomic segment of Candidatus Methylomirabilota bacterium:
GCCGGTGGGCCATCTCGTAGCACCAGGCCGTCAGGGCCCGCGTGGTGGGCAGCTGAATCGTGCCCTCGACCGTCGCCCGGCTCACGCCACAGGCTTCCGCGAAGCGGACGAGCAGATCGATGTGCTTGGTCCCCGCCGCCTCCTCCTCGATGATGTTCCCGAGGAGGAAGTCGCGGGCGTCCGCGTACGGGCACTCGGCGTACACGGCCGCGCACCAGCGCGGGAACTGCGAGACGTACTGGTAATGCTGGGCAGCCCACCCCCCGAGCTGGGGTCGCGTCAGCGCGCCCTTGACCCACTCCTCCGTGAAGGGGTTGAGACGGCTGTGTCGGGCATTGACGGCGGCTTCCAACGCTTTGCGAAACGCGCTCGGCTCGGCCATGGATGGATCCTCACTCGACGGCGACAGGCTGATTGCACCTCGCGGGACGGCCCGGGAGCAGGCCGATCTTAGTCCCTCGCCGACGGAGGGGTCAAGGGCGGGGCACGCCGCACGTACTCGTAGCCGTGCCGCAGCCACTTCAACGCGCGCGAGAGCTCGCCCGGGTCGGCGACGTCGCACTCGATCCAGCCCCGCGCGGCGAAGCGGCGGTGTGGCCGCACGCCGGTCCCGGCCAGGGCCCGGACCTGATCGCTCCGGGAGAGGCGCACCCAGAGGTCGTGGTCCTTCACCCGGACCGGGTAGCAGCCGAAGAGGTGCTCTCCCACGAAGTAGCCCCAGCGGCCGAACATGGGCGTGATCCGCACGCCCTCCCAGGCCCCCACGACCTGGTTGAGGGCGGCGCCGACGCCCTCCCCGCCCCGCCGGAGCGCCCGGCGGTCTCGGCGGGGACGCCCGGTGCCGCGCGGGAGGGCGAGTCCCCGCCTCCGTCGCGGCTCGGTCACCGTCCGGGGCCGCCGTCGGTCGGATAGATCTGGCGGTAAGCGAACCGCGCCCGCTCCCCGGCTCCGCCGAAGCGCGCCTCGTAGTCGCGCGTCATCGCGCGCAGCGTGTCGGAGGCCAGGAACGACCGCAACGATTCCTCCGAGTCGAACTCGTAACAGACCATGTA
This window contains:
- a CDS encoding iron-containing redox enzyme family protein; the encoded protein is MAEPSAFRKALEAAVNARHSRLNPFTEEWVKGALTRPQLGGWAAQHYQYVSQFPRWCAAVYAECPYADARDFLLGNIIEEEAAGTKHIDLLVRFAEACGVSRATVEGTIQLPTTRALTAWCYEMAHRPFPEAAAGLLVGLESQVPGIYKRSLPPLKTHYGFTDREVEFFAIHIEADEVHGERGYEIVEKYATTPDLQARAAEAVREATEMRWQYMTGLHRAYVLKEA
- a CDS encoding luciferase family protein, which encodes MTEPRRRRGLALPRGTGRPRRDRRALRRGGEGVGAALNQVVGAWEGVRITPMFGRWGYFVGEHLFGCYPVRVKDHDLWVRLSRSDQVRALAGTGVRPHRRFAARGWIECDVADPGELSRALKWLRHGYEYVRRAPPLTPPSARD